From a region of the Mercurialis annua linkage group LG1-X, ddMerAnnu1.2, whole genome shotgun sequence genome:
- the LOC126657464 gene encoding dof zinc finger protein DOF3.5, producing the protein MFSLDHHQTMSLQCSDHNPIPLPTMDQRKWRTASSTHVELAPNCPRCASANTKFCYYNNYSLSQPRYFCKGCRRYWTKGGSLRNVPVGGGCRKSRRARSSARGGMNYYGKGNSNGYLNSGSCSSSGDSMIQENSGSEIDLAVVFAKFLNQESSLEVPDEPSDQELVSVTDSLGTPDSVSLTNHQIQESNDLLLERLLVAEDQDQHQESIQELIMENQEFGLPNLLGDDELVQDALWSEAETSMADVSWQLSAHDQVQQPQFNSLSVDDQLKISDHFMSDYSSWSSFDLSTSSTGIEVFSGVPFN; encoded by the coding sequence ATGTTCAGCCTTGATCATCACCAAACGATGTCGTTGCAGTGTTCTGATCACAACCCTATACCTTTGCCCACGATGGATCAAAGAAAATGGAGAACTGCCTCGTCGACTCATGTCGAACTTGCTCCCAATTGTCCTCGCTGTGCTTCTGCTAATACCAAATTCTGTTATTACAATAATTACAGCTTGTCTCAGCCTAGATATTTTTGTAAAGGTTGTAGACGGTACTGGACTAAAGGTGGCTCGTTAAGAAACGTTCCGGTAGGCGGCGGGTGCCGGAAAAGTCGCCGAGCTAGATCTTCCGCTCGTGGTGGGATGAATTATTACGGCAAGGGTAATAGTAATGGCTATCTGAATAGTGGTTCTTGTTCTTCCAGCGGAGATTCTATGATTCAAGAAAATAGTGGTTCGGAAATTGATTTAGCTGTTGTTTTCGCCAAGTTCTTGAATCAAGAATCGAGTTTAGAAGTTCCTGATGAGCCTAGTGATCAAGAATTGGTTAGTGTAACCGATTCTTTAGGTACTCCTGACAGTGTTAGCCTGACAAATCATCAGATTCAAGAATCTAATGATTTATTATTAGAAAGATTGCTTGTAGCAGAGGATCAAGATCAGCACCAAGAAAGCATTCAAGAACTGATAATGGAAAATCAAGAATTCGGATTGCCGAATTTGCTTGGTGATGATGAATTAGTTCAAGATGCTTTGTGGTCTGAAGCTGAAACATCAATGGCCGATGTTTCTTGGCAATTATCGGCTCACGATCAGGTACAACAACCACAATTTAATTCACTCTCAGTGGATGATCAGCTAAAGATTTCTGATCATTTTATGAGTGATTATAGTTCTTGGAGTTCGTTCGATCTCTCGACGTCGTCGACGGGAATTGAGGTTTTCTCAGGAGTACCTTTTAATTAG
- the LOC126657408 gene encoding LRR receptor-like serine/threonine-protein kinase RGI2 isoform X1 has product MMSSNAITIFLLLLNISLFPAISALNQEGHSLLSWLSTFNSSLSANVFASWDPSHQNPCNWKFVKCSTNGFVSQVRIDNISIPTTFPTQFYSLNHLTTLILSNGNLTGEIPASIANLSSLINLDLSFNALTGNIPAEIGRLFQLQSLSLNTNMLHGELPREIGNCSELRQLELFDNELSGNIPAEIGQLIALEIFRAGGNQGLHGEIPMQVSNCKGLLYLGLADTGISGQIPSSIGELKYLKTLSVYTANLSGNIPAEIGNCSALEDLFLYENRLSGNIPEELASLTNLKRLLLWQNNLTGHMPEVLGKCTDLEVIDLSMNSLTGVVPVSLANLVALEELLLSDNYLSGEIPPFVGNFSGLKQLELDNNNFSGEIPATIGQLTELSLFFAWQNQLHGSIPAELANCKKLQALDLSHNFLTGSVPHSLFHLKNLTQLLLLSNGHSGELPSDIGNCIGLVRLRLGSNNFSGQIPSEIGFLQNLSFLELSDNQFTGEIPREIGNCTQLEMVDLHGNRLQGVIPTTLDSLLNLNVLDLSNNSITGIIPENLGKLTSINKLVISENHITGLIPKSLGLCRDLQLLDISSNRLTGPIPNEIGQLQGLDILLNLSRNSLTTSIPESFSNLSKLANLDLSHNELTGALTVLGSLDNLVSLDVSNNKFSGLLPDTKFFHDLPETAYSSNSELCVNRNKCNLSGNHHGKNTRNLVLCTLLSLTVTLLVVLVGVLIFIKIRQPAFERDDEENMQWDFTPFQKLNFSVNDIIPRLSDSNIIGKGCSGMVYRVETPLRQVVAVKKLWPVKNGEAADRDWFTAEVTTLGSIRHKNIVRLLGCCNNGKTKLLLFDYISNGSLAGLLHEKKVFLDWDARYNIILGAAHGLEYLHHDCTPPIVHRDIKANNILVGPQFEAFLADFGLAKLIDTAESSEVSKTIAGSYGYIAPEYGYSFRITERSDVYSYGVVLLEVLTGKEPTDNRIPEGAHIVTWVNKELRERRKEFTTILDQQLLLRSGTQLQEMLQVLGVALLCVNPLPEDRPTMKDVTAMLKEIRHENEDLEKSHCHNNKAAASNSKATVHSSSFSRSSEPLIRSPS; this is encoded by the exons ATGATGTCAAGCAATGCAATCACTATTTTTCTCTTGTTGCTTAACATCTCTCTTTTTCCAGCCATTTCTGCTTTAAACCAAGAAGGTCATTCTTTACTTTCATGGCTTTCAACTTTCAATTCTTCTCTGTCAGCTAACGTTTTCGCTTCATGGGATCCGAGCCACCAAAATCCCTGCAACTGGAAGTTTGTGAAATGTTCAAcaaatggttttgtttcgcaagtAAGAATCGACAATATTAGTATTCCTACCACCTTCCCCACTCAGTTCTATTCCCTTAACCATCTTACTACTCTTATTCTTTCCAATGGAAATCTGACAGGCGAAATTCCAGCTTCTATTGCGAATCTTTCGTCGCTGATCAACTTGGACCTTAGTTTCAATGCTTTAACAGGAAATATCCCAGCAGAGATCGGAAGGCTGTTTCAATTGCAGTCGCTTTCGTTGAATACGAATATGCTACATGGTGAGCTTCCTAGAGAAATAGGAAACTGTTCGGAGCTTAGACAGCTTGAACTATTTGATAACGAGCTCTCTGGAAATATTCCGGCAGAAATAGGCCAGTTGATTGCTCTGGAGATCTTTCGTGCCGGTGGAAACCAAGGACTTCATGGTGAAATCCCAATGCAGGTATCAAACTGTAAAGGACTGCTGTATTTGGGTCTTGCAGACACTGGGATTTCAGGGCAGATTCCGAGTAGTATAGGAGAACTGAAGTATCTCAAGACGCTTTCAGTTTATACAGCTAATCTCAGTGGTAATATCCCGGCAGAAATTGGTAATTGCTCAGCCTTAGAAGATCTTTTTCTGTATGAAAACCGACTTTCAGGCAACATTCCTGAAGAATTGGCTTCATTGACAAATCTCAAGAGGCTGTTGCTATGGCAGAATAACCTCACTGGGCACATGCCTGAAGTCCTAGGAAAATGTACAGATTTGGAAGTTATTGATCTCTCCATGAATTCTCTAACCGGTGTGGTTCCTGTGTCCCTAGCCAATTTAGTAGCATTGGAGGAGCTTCTTTTGTCTGATAATTACCTTTCAGGAGAAATTCCACCTTTTGTTGGAAACTTTTCTGGTCTAAAGCAGCTTGAGCTGGATAATAACAACTTCTCCGGTGAGATTCCAGCCACCATTGGGCAACTAACGGAGCTTTCACTTTTCTTTGCCTGGCAGAACCAGCTCCATGGAAGCATACCTGCTGAGCTAGCCAACTGCAAGAAACTTCAAGCATTAGATCTTTCTCACAACTTCCTCACAGGGTCAGTTCCACATTCTCTCTTTCATCTCAAGAACTTAACCCAGTTGCTGTTGTTATCAAATGGACATTCAGGTGAACTTCCATCTGATATTGGCAATTGCATTGGTTTGGTCCGTTTGCGACTAGGATCAAACAACTTTAGTGGTCAAATTCCATCAGAAATAGGGTTCCTGCAAAACTTGAGCTTCCTTGAATTGTCAGATAATCAATTTACTGGAGAAATCCCTCGAGAAATCGGCAACTGCACTCAACTAGAAATGGTTGATTTGCATGGAAATAGGCTCCAAGGCGTCATCCCCACAACTCTCGATTCTCTTCTTAATTTAAATGTGTTAGACCTTTCAAACAACAGTATAACAGGCATCATCCCTGAGAATTTAGGAAAGCTAACATCAATCAATAAATTAGTAATCAGTGAAAACCATATTACTGGTTTGATTCCCAAGTCACTTGGTTTATGTAGGGATCTGCAGCTGTTGGATATTAGCAGCAACAGACTCACGGGTCCAATCCCGAATGAGATTGGTCAGTTGCAAGGATTAGATATCCTTTTGAATTTGAGTAGGAATTCTCTAACAACTTCAATTCCAGAAAGCTTTTCAAACCTCTCCAAACTTGCCAACCTCGACCTCTCTCATAACGAACTCACAGGAGCACTTACAGTATTGGGTAGTCTTGACAATCTTGTTTCGTTAGATGTCTCCAACAACAAATTCTCAGGTCTGCTTCCTGATACCAAGTTCTTCCATGATCTTCCAGAAACTGCATATTCTAGTAATTCTGAGCTATGCGTAAACAGAAACAAGTGCAATTTAAGTGGAAATCATCATGGCAAGAACACTCGAAACCTTGTCCTGTGTACTCTTCTCAGTTTAACTGTCACATTATTGGTTGTGCTTGTGGGTGTACTTATATTCATCAAAATTCGTCAACCTGCATTTGAAAGAGATGATGAAGAAAACATGCAGTGGGATTTCACCCCATTTCAAAAGCTTAACTTTTCAGTCAACGATATCATACCAAGGCTCTCAGATTCAAACATCATTGGTAAAGGTTGTTCGGGAATGGTTTATCGTGTTGAGACTCCACTGAGACAAGTTGTTGCAGTAAAAAAGCTATGGCCTGTCAAGAATGGAGAGGCAGCAGACAGAGACTGGTTTACAGCAGAAGTTACAACGCTTGGATCAATCAGACATAAAAATATAGTTAGGCTTCTGGGATGTTGTAACAATGGAAAAACCAAACTGCTGCTGTTTGACTATATCAGCAATGGGAGCTTGGCTGGATTACTTCACGAAAAGAAGGTATTCTTGGATTGGGATGCAAGATATAATATCATACTAGGAGCAGCTCATGGCCTGGAATATCTTCATCATGATTGTACTCCTCCAATTGTGCATCGTGACATCAAGGCGAATAATATATTGGTAGGGCCACAATTTGAAGCTTTTCTTGCAGATTTTGGACTCGCCAAGCTCATTGATACTGCAGAATCTTCGGAAGTTTCCAAGACAATCGCCGGTTCTTATGGATACATAGCTCCAG AATATGGATACAGTTTCAGAATCACAGAGAGGAGTGATGTGTACAGCTATGGTGTAGTTCTTCTAGAAGTGTTAACAGGAAAAGAACCAACAGATAACCGGATTCCTGAAGGTGCACACATTGTCACTTGGGTTAACAAGGAACTTcgagaaagaagaaaagaattCACGACAATTCTAGACCAGCAGCTCCTGCTTCGATCAGGCACACAACTTCAAGAAATGCTTCAGGTGCTTGGAGTGGCCCTCCTCTGTGTGAACCCTTTGCCAGAGGACCGACCAACAATGAAAGATGTAACAGCAATGCTGAAGGAGATCAGACATGAAAATGAGGATTTAGAAAAATCACATTGTCATAATAACAAAGCAGCAGCTTCCAATTCAAAAGCAACAGTTCATTCTTCTAGTTTCTCTAGATCATCTGAACCTCTAATTAGATCACCCTCCTGA
- the LOC126657408 gene encoding LRR receptor-like serine/threonine-protein kinase RGI2 isoform X2, which yields MGSEPPKSLQLEVCEMFNKWFCFASEIPASIANLSSLINLDLSFNALTGNIPAEIGRLFQLQSLSLNTNMLHGELPREIGNCSELRQLELFDNELSGNIPAEIGQLIALEIFRAGGNQGLHGEIPMQVSNCKGLLYLGLADTGISGQIPSSIGELKYLKTLSVYTANLSGNIPAEIGNCSALEDLFLYENRLSGNIPEELASLTNLKRLLLWQNNLTGHMPEVLGKCTDLEVIDLSMNSLTGVVPVSLANLVALEELLLSDNYLSGEIPPFVGNFSGLKQLELDNNNFSGEIPATIGQLTELSLFFAWQNQLHGSIPAELANCKKLQALDLSHNFLTGSVPHSLFHLKNLTQLLLLSNGHSGELPSDIGNCIGLVRLRLGSNNFSGQIPSEIGFLQNLSFLELSDNQFTGEIPREIGNCTQLEMVDLHGNRLQGVIPTTLDSLLNLNVLDLSNNSITGIIPENLGKLTSINKLVISENHITGLIPKSLGLCRDLQLLDISSNRLTGPIPNEIGQLQGLDILLNLSRNSLTTSIPESFSNLSKLANLDLSHNELTGALTVLGSLDNLVSLDVSNNKFSGLLPDTKFFHDLPETAYSSNSELCVNRNKCNLSGNHHGKNTRNLVLCTLLSLTVTLLVVLVGVLIFIKIRQPAFERDDEENMQWDFTPFQKLNFSVNDIIPRLSDSNIIGKGCSGMVYRVETPLRQVVAVKKLWPVKNGEAADRDWFTAEVTTLGSIRHKNIVRLLGCCNNGKTKLLLFDYISNGSLAGLLHEKKVFLDWDARYNIILGAAHGLEYLHHDCTPPIVHRDIKANNILVGPQFEAFLADFGLAKLIDTAESSEVSKTIAGSYGYIAPEYGYSFRITERSDVYSYGVVLLEVLTGKEPTDNRIPEGAHIVTWVNKELRERRKEFTTILDQQLLLRSGTQLQEMLQVLGVALLCVNPLPEDRPTMKDVTAMLKEIRHENEDLEKSHCHNNKAAASNSKATVHSSSFSRSSEPLIRSPS from the exons ATGGGATCCGAGCCACCAAAATCCCTGCAACTGGAAGTTTGTGAAATGTTCAAcaaatggttttgtttcgcaa GCGAAATTCCAGCTTCTATTGCGAATCTTTCGTCGCTGATCAACTTGGACCTTAGTTTCAATGCTTTAACAGGAAATATCCCAGCAGAGATCGGAAGGCTGTTTCAATTGCAGTCGCTTTCGTTGAATACGAATATGCTACATGGTGAGCTTCCTAGAGAAATAGGAAACTGTTCGGAGCTTAGACAGCTTGAACTATTTGATAACGAGCTCTCTGGAAATATTCCGGCAGAAATAGGCCAGTTGATTGCTCTGGAGATCTTTCGTGCCGGTGGAAACCAAGGACTTCATGGTGAAATCCCAATGCAGGTATCAAACTGTAAAGGACTGCTGTATTTGGGTCTTGCAGACACTGGGATTTCAGGGCAGATTCCGAGTAGTATAGGAGAACTGAAGTATCTCAAGACGCTTTCAGTTTATACAGCTAATCTCAGTGGTAATATCCCGGCAGAAATTGGTAATTGCTCAGCCTTAGAAGATCTTTTTCTGTATGAAAACCGACTTTCAGGCAACATTCCTGAAGAATTGGCTTCATTGACAAATCTCAAGAGGCTGTTGCTATGGCAGAATAACCTCACTGGGCACATGCCTGAAGTCCTAGGAAAATGTACAGATTTGGAAGTTATTGATCTCTCCATGAATTCTCTAACCGGTGTGGTTCCTGTGTCCCTAGCCAATTTAGTAGCATTGGAGGAGCTTCTTTTGTCTGATAATTACCTTTCAGGAGAAATTCCACCTTTTGTTGGAAACTTTTCTGGTCTAAAGCAGCTTGAGCTGGATAATAACAACTTCTCCGGTGAGATTCCAGCCACCATTGGGCAACTAACGGAGCTTTCACTTTTCTTTGCCTGGCAGAACCAGCTCCATGGAAGCATACCTGCTGAGCTAGCCAACTGCAAGAAACTTCAAGCATTAGATCTTTCTCACAACTTCCTCACAGGGTCAGTTCCACATTCTCTCTTTCATCTCAAGAACTTAACCCAGTTGCTGTTGTTATCAAATGGACATTCAGGTGAACTTCCATCTGATATTGGCAATTGCATTGGTTTGGTCCGTTTGCGACTAGGATCAAACAACTTTAGTGGTCAAATTCCATCAGAAATAGGGTTCCTGCAAAACTTGAGCTTCCTTGAATTGTCAGATAATCAATTTACTGGAGAAATCCCTCGAGAAATCGGCAACTGCACTCAACTAGAAATGGTTGATTTGCATGGAAATAGGCTCCAAGGCGTCATCCCCACAACTCTCGATTCTCTTCTTAATTTAAATGTGTTAGACCTTTCAAACAACAGTATAACAGGCATCATCCCTGAGAATTTAGGAAAGCTAACATCAATCAATAAATTAGTAATCAGTGAAAACCATATTACTGGTTTGATTCCCAAGTCACTTGGTTTATGTAGGGATCTGCAGCTGTTGGATATTAGCAGCAACAGACTCACGGGTCCAATCCCGAATGAGATTGGTCAGTTGCAAGGATTAGATATCCTTTTGAATTTGAGTAGGAATTCTCTAACAACTTCAATTCCAGAAAGCTTTTCAAACCTCTCCAAACTTGCCAACCTCGACCTCTCTCATAACGAACTCACAGGAGCACTTACAGTATTGGGTAGTCTTGACAATCTTGTTTCGTTAGATGTCTCCAACAACAAATTCTCAGGTCTGCTTCCTGATACCAAGTTCTTCCATGATCTTCCAGAAACTGCATATTCTAGTAATTCTGAGCTATGCGTAAACAGAAACAAGTGCAATTTAAGTGGAAATCATCATGGCAAGAACACTCGAAACCTTGTCCTGTGTACTCTTCTCAGTTTAACTGTCACATTATTGGTTGTGCTTGTGGGTGTACTTATATTCATCAAAATTCGTCAACCTGCATTTGAAAGAGATGATGAAGAAAACATGCAGTGGGATTTCACCCCATTTCAAAAGCTTAACTTTTCAGTCAACGATATCATACCAAGGCTCTCAGATTCAAACATCATTGGTAAAGGTTGTTCGGGAATGGTTTATCGTGTTGAGACTCCACTGAGACAAGTTGTTGCAGTAAAAAAGCTATGGCCTGTCAAGAATGGAGAGGCAGCAGACAGAGACTGGTTTACAGCAGAAGTTACAACGCTTGGATCAATCAGACATAAAAATATAGTTAGGCTTCTGGGATGTTGTAACAATGGAAAAACCAAACTGCTGCTGTTTGACTATATCAGCAATGGGAGCTTGGCTGGATTACTTCACGAAAAGAAGGTATTCTTGGATTGGGATGCAAGATATAATATCATACTAGGAGCAGCTCATGGCCTGGAATATCTTCATCATGATTGTACTCCTCCAATTGTGCATCGTGACATCAAGGCGAATAATATATTGGTAGGGCCACAATTTGAAGCTTTTCTTGCAGATTTTGGACTCGCCAAGCTCATTGATACTGCAGAATCTTCGGAAGTTTCCAAGACAATCGCCGGTTCTTATGGATACATAGCTCCAG AATATGGATACAGTTTCAGAATCACAGAGAGGAGTGATGTGTACAGCTATGGTGTAGTTCTTCTAGAAGTGTTAACAGGAAAAGAACCAACAGATAACCGGATTCCTGAAGGTGCACACATTGTCACTTGGGTTAACAAGGAACTTcgagaaagaagaaaagaattCACGACAATTCTAGACCAGCAGCTCCTGCTTCGATCAGGCACACAACTTCAAGAAATGCTTCAGGTGCTTGGAGTGGCCCTCCTCTGTGTGAACCCTTTGCCAGAGGACCGACCAACAATGAAAGATGTAACAGCAATGCTGAAGGAGATCAGACATGAAAATGAGGATTTAGAAAAATCACATTGTCATAATAACAAAGCAGCAGCTTCCAATTCAAAAGCAACAGTTCATTCTTCTAGTTTCTCTAGATCATCTGAACCTCTAATTAGATCACCCTCCTGA
- the LOC126657499 gene encoding uncharacterized protein LOC126657499 yields the protein MAATALSTNVATGLARGARLLPLQRALPKPSTAWLSSNTGFNPPQPGCRKNKNVAARKLVVRAARTESNGVSLGFRAPNFQLPEPLTGKIWELEDFESHPALLVLFICNHCPFVIHLKKVLVKLSNFYMKKGLAVVAISSNSVATHPQDGPQFMAEDAKLFKYPFPYLYDESQEVAQNFGAVCTPEFFLFKKDGRRPFELVYHGQFDDSRPSNNVPVTGRDLSLAIDCVLSSQPVSPVQKPSIGCSIKWHPEAGL from the exons ATGGCTGCCACTGCTCTGAGCACGAATGTAGCTACGGGCTTAGCAAGAGGCGCACGTTTACTGCCTCTACAACGCGCGTTACCAAAACCCAGTACAGCATGGTTATCCTCGAACACGGGTTTCAATCCTCCGCAACCCGGATGCAGAAAGAACAAAAATGTAGCTGCTAGAAAGCTTGTAGTTAGAGCTGCTAGAACTGAGTCTAATGGTGTCTCTCTAGGCTTTAGAGCTCCTAATTTCCAG TTGCCAGAGCCTTTAACTGGGAAAATATGGGAACTTGAAGATTTTGAGTCGCATCCTGCTTTACTG GTTTTGTTTATTTGCAATCACTGTCCGTTTGTTATACACTTGAAGAAGGTTCTAGTCAagctttcaaatttttatatgaag AAAGGACTTGCAGTTGTTGCCATTTCTTCAAATTCTGTGGCTACTCACCCTCAG GATGGACCACAGTTCATGGCAGAAGATGCCAAATTATTTAAGTACCCATTTCCTTACCTATATGATGAG TCACAAGAAGTTGCTCAAAATTTTGGAGCAGTTTGCACGCCAGAGTTTTTCTTGTTTAAAAAG GATGGTCGGAGGCCATTTGAGCTGGTGTATCATGGCCAGTTTGATGATTCCCGACCCAGTAATAATGTTCCTGTCACAGGCAG GGACTTAAGTCTGGCAATAGATTGCGTTCTTAGTAGCCAGCCAGTCTCACCAGTTCAGAAACCAAG TATTGGATGCAGCATAAAGTGGCATCCTGAAGCAGGGCTGTAA
- the LOC126666114 gene encoding glycolipid transfer protein 3 has translation MKRKREMEKESELKSGIEELSLLIQLKSIHETDDGAYLPTRPFLYLCNLLIQLLDKIGPTMAVLRQDIYQNVQRLEMQCDSDPSLYSNLVEILKKEYTDGNARTGASSSKAFVWLTRSLDFTAALLQRLVMDPGEEMEQAVEDCYSITLKPWHGWISYAAFKIALKLIPDTKTLLNLLKPKDETCDELAQDVETFLSLLAPILEENHSVITHYRLDKMKST, from the exons ATGAAGAGGAAAAGAGAAATGGAGAAAGAATCAGAGTTAAAATCCGGCATTGAAGAGCTGAGCTTGTTGATTCAGCTTAAGAGTATTCATGAGACTGATGATGGTGCTTATTTACCAACAAGGCCTTTTTTATATCTCTGCAATTTGCTTATTCAGCTTCTTG ATAAAATAGGCCCGACAATGGCGGTTCTCAGACAAGACATCTACCAAAATGTTCAG AGATTAGAGATGCAATGTGATTCTGATCCATCTTTATATTCAAATTTAGTTGAGATTTTGAAGAAAGAGTATACTGATGGCAATGCAAGAACGGGTGCAAGCTCTAGTAAAGCCTTTGTTTGGCTTACCAG ATCATTGGATTTTACAGCTGCTTTATTACAAAGATTAGTGATGGATCCTGGTGAGGAAATGGAGCAAGCGGTGGAAGATTGTTACAGTATCACCTTAAAGCCATGGCATGGATGGATTTCATACGCTGCGTTTAAA ATAGCTCTTAAATTAATTCCTGATACCAAAACCTTACTTAATCTCCTTAAGCCAAAAGATGAAACCTGTGATGAACTTGCACAAGATGTGGAAACATTTCTTTCGTTACTTGCACCAATTCTTGAAGAGAATCACTCCGTTATA ACACATTACAGGTTGGATAAAATGAAGTCTACTTAA